The following proteins come from a genomic window of Streptomyces sp. Sge12:
- a CDS encoding purine-cytosine permease family protein yields the protein MSTTESPQITTDTTDTTDTTDTTDTTDTTKPAADRAAKGTRETLEDYTLRFAPRSYRRWTPMVVATTALGGIAYMADFSIGAGIGLAHGTGNALVAIAVAAVVIFLTGFPLAYYGARYNLDLDLITRGSGFGYFGSVVTSVIFASFTFIFFALEGAIMAQGLKLGLGLPLWLGYAVSTLMVIPLVVYGMKALSTLQVWTTPIWLLLMVGPLVYLIANDPGTVDRFLAYPGTTGDGAVNTASVMLGAGVCLSLIAQIGEQIDYLRFMPPKTEANKRAWWAAVVMAGPGWVVLGALKQAIGVFLAVYIIAEVGPAAAPEPIQQFRSAFDAMMPSWLVVPLAVALVVISQIKINVTNAYSGSLAWTNSFTRITRHYPGRMVFVLVNLAFALILMEADMFSFLGSILGFYSNCAIAWVVTVATDIGINKYLLKLSPLQPEFRRGMLHAVNPVGVVAFTAASGLSIAMYFHLLGDTLQPYSPVAAAVIAFVLTPLMAVVTKGRYYLRRTDDGIAEPLLDADGNPSAVTLDCHVCGQSYERPDVTACITHAAVVCSLCLSTDRVGDHVLPATA from the coding sequence ATGAGCACCACCGAGTCACCGCAGATCACGACGGACACCACGGACACGACGGACACGACGGACACGACGGACACGACGGACACGACGAAGCCCGCCGCCGACCGGGCGGCCAAGGGGACCCGGGAGACGCTGGAGGACTACACCCTCCGTTTCGCGCCGCGCAGTTACCGCCGCTGGACGCCCATGGTGGTGGCCACCACGGCCCTCGGCGGTATCGCCTACATGGCCGACTTCTCCATCGGCGCCGGCATCGGCCTGGCCCACGGCACGGGCAACGCGCTCGTGGCCATCGCCGTCGCCGCGGTCGTCATCTTCCTCACCGGCTTCCCGCTGGCCTACTACGGCGCCCGCTACAACCTCGACCTCGACCTGATCACCCGCGGCTCCGGCTTCGGCTACTTCGGCTCGGTCGTCACCAGCGTCATCTTCGCCAGCTTCACCTTCATCTTCTTCGCCCTCGAAGGCGCGATCATGGCCCAGGGCCTCAAACTCGGCCTCGGACTGCCCCTGTGGCTGGGCTACGCCGTCTCCACCCTCATGGTGATCCCGCTGGTCGTCTACGGCATGAAGGCACTCAGCACGCTCCAGGTGTGGACCACCCCGATCTGGCTCCTGCTCATGGTCGGCCCGCTGGTCTACCTGATCGCCAACGACCCCGGCACCGTCGACCGCTTCCTCGCCTACCCCGGCACCACCGGCGACGGCGCCGTCAACACCGCCTCCGTCATGCTCGGAGCGGGCGTCTGCCTGTCCCTGATCGCGCAGATCGGCGAGCAGATCGACTACCTGCGCTTCATGCCGCCCAAGACCGAGGCCAACAAGCGCGCCTGGTGGGCCGCCGTGGTCATGGCCGGCCCCGGCTGGGTCGTGCTCGGGGCGCTCAAGCAGGCCATCGGCGTCTTCCTCGCCGTCTACATCATCGCCGAGGTCGGACCGGCCGCCGCGCCCGAGCCCATCCAGCAGTTCCGCAGCGCCTTCGACGCCATGATGCCGTCCTGGCTGGTCGTCCCGCTGGCCGTGGCCCTGGTCGTCATCAGCCAGATCAAGATCAACGTGACGAACGCGTACTCCGGCTCACTGGCCTGGACGAACTCCTTCACCCGCATCACCCGGCACTACCCCGGCCGCATGGTCTTCGTCCTGGTCAACCTGGCCTTCGCGCTGATCCTGATGGAAGCCGACATGTTCAGCTTCCTCGGCAGCATCCTCGGCTTCTACTCGAACTGCGCGATCGCCTGGGTGGTCACCGTGGCCACCGACATCGGCATCAACAAGTACCTGTTGAAGCTGTCCCCGCTCCAGCCGGAGTTCCGCCGGGGCATGCTCCACGCGGTCAACCCCGTCGGCGTCGTGGCCTTCACCGCCGCCTCCGGCCTGTCGATCGCCATGTACTTCCACCTCCTCGGCGACACCCTCCAGCCGTACTCGCCCGTCGCCGCGGCCGTCATCGCCTTCGTCCTCACCCCCCTGATGGCCGTGGTCACCAAGGGCCGCTACTACCTGCGCCGCACCGACGACGGCATCGCCGAACCCCTCCTCGACGCCGACGGCAACCCCAGCGCGGTCACCCTCGACTGCCACGTCTGCGGCCAGTCGTACGAGCGCCCCGACGTCACCGCCTGCATCACCCACGCCGCGGTCGTCTGCTCGCTGTGCCTGAGTACCGACAGGGTCGGCGACCACGTCCTGCCCGCCACCGCGTAG
- a CDS encoding MFS transporter produces MRLRDFRLLLAGAATGQLGAQVTLVALPLVAVLELEAPAFQVGLLTAAETAAFLLVGLPAGALTDRMRKRPLMIRADLVRAVAMASIPVAALADVLTMAQLYVVALVTGVATVFFDVAHQSYLPQILPREQLVAGNGALETVRSTAHVTGPGIGGGLVQLVGAQFAVIVDAIGYVLSALFLLRVKQPEQAPEPAAAGGSLRKEIGEGVRFVFGHPLLRVIALTTGLANFSTAVLMATQTVHLVRVVGLEAGGLGLVLSASAVGGLLGALCAGRLAAGLGQARVMLLSVVVTGPFALLWPLSGHGVPGAALFAAGSAVVSFGAVVYNVAQVSFRQGMCPPRLLGRMNATLRFLMWGTLPLGALLGGALAQSYGSRTALAWCAVGILTVPLPLLLSPLRRMRDLPGPHDDDGADAEAAHGTPDKAAAESGERPAPAPTA; encoded by the coding sequence ATGCGCTTGCGCGACTTCCGACTGTTACTCGCGGGAGCTGCCACCGGACAGCTCGGTGCCCAGGTGACCCTGGTGGCGCTGCCCCTCGTGGCCGTCCTCGAACTCGAAGCACCCGCCTTCCAGGTGGGCCTCCTGACCGCCGCGGAGACAGCCGCCTTCCTGCTCGTCGGGCTGCCCGCCGGGGCACTCACCGACCGCATGCGCAAGCGGCCCCTGATGATCCGCGCGGACCTGGTGCGCGCCGTGGCCATGGCGAGCATCCCCGTCGCGGCGCTCGCCGACGTCCTGACCATGGCCCAGCTCTATGTCGTCGCGCTCGTCACCGGCGTGGCGACGGTGTTCTTCGACGTCGCCCATCAGAGCTACCTGCCGCAGATCCTGCCCCGTGAGCAGCTCGTGGCCGGCAACGGCGCCCTGGAGACCGTCCGTTCCACCGCCCACGTGACCGGCCCCGGCATCGGCGGCGGACTGGTCCAGCTCGTCGGGGCGCAGTTCGCGGTCATCGTCGACGCCATCGGCTACGTGCTCTCCGCCCTCTTCCTGCTGCGCGTCAAGCAGCCGGAGCAGGCGCCCGAGCCCGCCGCGGCCGGCGGCTCACTGCGCAAGGAGATCGGCGAGGGCGTCCGCTTCGTCTTCGGTCATCCGCTGCTCCGCGTCATCGCCCTCACCACCGGGCTCGCCAACTTCAGTACGGCCGTCCTCATGGCGACGCAGACCGTGCACCTCGTCCGTGTCGTCGGACTGGAGGCCGGAGGCCTCGGACTCGTGCTGTCCGCGTCGGCCGTAGGAGGACTCCTGGGCGCCCTGTGCGCCGGGCGGCTCGCCGCCGGGCTGGGGCAGGCCCGCGTCATGCTCCTGTCCGTCGTCGTGACCGGCCCGTTCGCGCTTCTGTGGCCCCTGTCGGGGCACGGCGTCCCCGGGGCGGCCCTCTTCGCCGCCGGATCGGCCGTCGTCTCCTTCGGCGCCGTCGTCTACAACGTCGCCCAGGTCAGCTTCCGCCAGGGGATGTGCCCACCCCGGCTGCTCGGCCGGATGAACGCCACACTGCGCTTCCTCATGTGGGGCACCCTGCCGCTCGGCGCGCTCCTCGGCGGAGCCCTCGCCCAGTCCTACGGGTCGCGTACGGCACTCGCCTGGTGCGCCGTCGGCATCCTCACCGTACCGCTGCCGCTGCTGCTCTCCCCGCTGCGCCGGATGCGGGACCTGCCCGGTCCGCACGACGACGACGGCGCCGACGCAGAAGCCGCCCACGGGACTCCGGACAAGGCCGCCGCCGAGAGCGGCGAACGGCCGGCCCCCGCACCCACCGCCTGA
- a CDS encoding stealth family protein, which translates to MQGVHRLLLPAGLRRLARTLRRPGGVPPQPGPAGRERTGGRTAAPSGLTDREEQLLATVPGLIRHRGRLATVRDDLLPADARTASLRAVAEALEAAAVPYGLVPDGELVHRVAIAPGDRAAALKACAAACTGLPLYARLLTADGEAGDVLAEDLPAAVEAAENGPPDGTAAAEGRGTDGTQSARVRAVRIHRPVVTSGRTLTYGPETGCDLEFWEVPDSGEGALAVLRETPYGWWVPSLAASTTRRIDDREYPVVDCFSSRFPDDIDFPIDAVITWVDAADPAWRHRRDRAAEAEAGSGRPHRPAGAGAIDDMAEIAEAAEAEAAETAGIDLAENRYRDRGELRYCLRSIAAYAPWVRRVFLVTDDQAPAWLTADHPRITVIDHRELSTEPAAPEVFNSHAIESRLHHIPGLAEHFLYFNDDIFLGRPQRPQNYFLPSGLPQVFHDWRAVDPGSRAGDDVFTSSQKVTRQAVEEAVGRTYPHILAHTPYPLTRSAFARVEELLPGRLAATARSVFRSADDLAPVTLAAHVALAEGHAVEGHLTHTYVSTARRDEIERLPQLAAERGHDAFCLADDEDPAGHEEGGLSATQQHNVVAAFLEAYFPVSSPFEKAQPAPSGSEPSRPCD; encoded by the coding sequence ATGCAGGGTGTCCACCGCCTACTCCTGCCCGCCGGGCTGCGCAGACTCGCCCGGACGCTGCGTCGGCCCGGAGGCGTTCCGCCGCAGCCCGGTCCCGCCGGACGGGAGCGCACCGGCGGCAGGACCGCAGCGCCCAGCGGGCTCACCGACCGCGAGGAGCAGCTGCTGGCGACCGTGCCGGGCCTGATCCGCCACCGTGGCCGGCTGGCGACCGTACGCGACGACCTGCTCCCCGCCGATGCCCGTACCGCCAGCCTCCGGGCGGTCGCCGAGGCCCTGGAGGCGGCGGCCGTCCCCTACGGCCTGGTCCCCGACGGGGAACTCGTCCACCGGGTGGCCATCGCGCCCGGCGACCGGGCCGCGGCCCTGAAGGCCTGCGCCGCCGCCTGTACCGGGCTCCCCCTCTACGCCCGCCTGCTCACCGCCGACGGCGAGGCCGGGGACGTACTCGCCGAGGACCTCCCGGCGGCGGTCGAGGCCGCCGAGAACGGCCCGCCGGACGGGACGGCAGCCGCAGAGGGCCGCGGGACGGACGGTACGCAGAGTGCTCGCGTGCGGGCCGTACGCATCCACCGGCCGGTCGTCACCTCCGGCCGGACCCTGACGTACGGCCCCGAGACCGGCTGCGACCTGGAGTTCTGGGAGGTCCCCGACTCCGGCGAGGGCGCCCTCGCCGTGCTGCGCGAGACCCCGTACGGCTGGTGGGTGCCATCCCTGGCCGCCTCCACCACCCGCCGCATCGACGACCGGGAGTACCCCGTCGTCGACTGCTTCTCGAGCCGCTTCCCCGACGACATCGACTTCCCGATCGACGCGGTGATCACCTGGGTGGACGCCGCCGACCCGGCCTGGCGCCACCGCCGGGACCGGGCCGCCGAGGCGGAGGCCGGTTCGGGTCGCCCCCATCGCCCCGCCGGGGCCGGCGCGATCGACGACATGGCAGAGATCGCGGAGGCCGCGGAGGCGGAGGCCGCGGAGACCGCCGGGATCGACCTCGCCGAGAACCGCTACCGCGACCGCGGCGAGCTCCGCTACTGCCTGCGCTCCATCGCCGCCTACGCACCCTGGGTCCGGCGCGTCTTCCTCGTCACCGACGACCAGGCTCCCGCCTGGCTCACGGCCGACCATCCCCGCATCACGGTCATCGACCACCGCGAGCTGTCCACGGAACCGGCGGCCCCCGAGGTGTTCAACTCCCACGCCATCGAGAGCCGGCTCCACCACATCCCCGGTCTGGCCGAGCACTTCCTCTACTTCAACGACGACATCTTCCTCGGCCGCCCCCAGCGCCCGCAGAACTACTTCCTGCCCTCCGGCCTGCCCCAGGTCTTCCACGACTGGCGGGCGGTGGATCCGGGCAGCCGGGCCGGTGACGACGTGTTCACCTCGTCCCAGAAGGTCACCCGGCAGGCCGTCGAGGAGGCCGTCGGCCGCACTTATCCGCACATCCTGGCGCACACCCCGTACCCCCTCACCCGTTCCGCCTTCGCCCGGGTCGAGGAGCTGCTGCCGGGTCGGCTCGCCGCGACCGCCCGCTCCGTCTTCCGCAGCGCCGACGACCTCGCGCCCGTCACCCTCGCCGCCCACGTCGCGCTCGCCGAGGGACATGCCGTCGAGGGGCACCTCACGCACACCTACGTCAGCACCGCGCGCCGCGACGAGATCGAACGGCTGCCGCAGCTGGCCGCCGAGCGCGGCCACGACGCCTTCTGCCTCGCGGACGACGAGGACCCGGCCGGACACGAGGAGGGCGGACTGTCGGCGACGCAGCAGCACAACGTCGTCGCGGCCTTCCTGGAGGCCTACTTCCCGGTGTCCTCGCCGTTCGAGAAGGCCCAACCGGCCCCGTCCGGGAGCGAGCCCTCGCGCCCCTGCGACTGA
- a CDS encoding glutamate--cysteine ligase: MRSVGVEEELLLADADSGEPLAVSGAVLAAADRAATAAGAADGKESGHTFEAELQEEQVEFGTRPVTEMGELQEEILRWRAEAARHAAAAGAVVAAIGTSPLAVRPSMSPGHRYEWVSRQFGMTAQEQLTCGCHVHVSVESDEEGVAVLDRIRPWLPVLTAMSANSPFWQGEDTRYGSYRSRVWNRLPTAGPVDVFGSADRYHAEVRAMVESGVLRDKGMIWFDARLSATYPTVEVRVADVCLDASTPVLLAALVRGLVDTAARQWRAGEPPARVSTGLLRLASWQAGRSGLDGPLLHPETLRETAPEAAVDALYRHVGEALADSGDEELVRAGIAGLLEHGNGARVQRSLLRSHGDLASVVRHCASRTA, from the coding sequence ATGCGAAGCGTGGGCGTGGAGGAAGAGCTGCTGCTGGCGGACGCGGACAGCGGGGAGCCGCTGGCCGTGTCGGGAGCCGTGCTCGCCGCAGCCGACCGCGCCGCAACCGCCGCCGGTGCGGCGGACGGAAAGGAGTCCGGCCACACGTTCGAGGCGGAGCTCCAGGAGGAGCAGGTCGAGTTCGGCACGAGGCCGGTGACGGAGATGGGCGAGCTGCAGGAGGAGATCCTGCGCTGGCGCGCCGAGGCCGCCCGGCACGCCGCGGCGGCCGGCGCCGTCGTGGCGGCGATCGGCACCTCACCGCTGGCCGTCCGCCCCTCGATGTCCCCCGGACACCGCTACGAATGGGTGTCGCGCCAGTTCGGCATGACCGCGCAGGAGCAGCTGACCTGCGGCTGCCACGTCCACGTGTCGGTGGAGTCGGACGAGGAGGGCGTGGCCGTACTGGACCGCATCCGGCCCTGGCTGCCCGTACTGACCGCGATGAGCGCGAACTCCCCGTTCTGGCAGGGGGAGGACACCCGGTACGGCAGCTATCGCAGCCGGGTCTGGAACCGGCTGCCCACGGCCGGGCCGGTGGACGTCTTCGGCTCCGCGGACCGCTACCACGCGGAGGTCCGGGCCATGGTCGAGTCGGGCGTGCTGCGCGACAAGGGGATGATCTGGTTCGACGCGCGGCTGTCCGCCACCTATCCGACGGTGGAGGTCAGGGTGGCGGACGTGTGTCTCGACGCGTCGACCCCCGTCCTGCTGGCCGCCCTCGTACGCGGCCTGGTGGACACCGCGGCCCGGCAGTGGCGGGCCGGTGAGCCCCCGGCCAGGGTCAGCACCGGGCTGCTCCGGCTCGCGTCCTGGCAGGCGGGCCGCTCGGGACTCGACGGGCCGCTGTTGCACCCCGAGACGCTGCGGGAGACCGCGCCCGAGGCCGCCGTGGACGCGCTGTACCGGCACGTCGGCGAGGCCCTGGCCGACTCCGGCGACGAGGAGCTCGTACGGGCCGGAATCGCCGGCCTGCTCGAGCACGGCAACGGCGCGCGCGTCCAGCGGAGCCTGTTGCGGTCGCACGGGGACCTGGCCTCGGTCGTCCGGCACTGCGCGAGCCGCACCGCATAG
- a CDS encoding AMP-binding protein — MGAARWPSSPQRVLEVRVSVASSRASGSSGVPLLRETIGDNLDRTVRRFPDRDALVDVASGRRWTYAELAAEVDGLALGLLDLGIVRGDRVGIWAPNRAEWTLVQYATAKIGAILVTVNPAYRSHELEYVLGQSGIRLLVAAERFKTSDYAAMIEEVRPRCPGLEFTVLFDGPQWDALLARGRGADPAVLARAQAALSPDDPINIQYTSGTTGFPKGATLSHHNILNNGFFVGELCGYDERDRVCIPVPFYHCFGMVMGNLACTSHGAAMVVPAPAFDPAATLAAVEAETCTSLYGVPTMFIAELADPGFDGYDLSSLRTGIMAGSPCPVEVMTEVIERMGMTEVSICYGMTETSPVSTQTRVDDSIERRVSTVGRVGPHLEVKVVDPQSGRTVPRGTPGELCTRGYSVMLGYWGEPEKTAEAVDPEGWMHTGDLAVMDGDGYLSITGRIKDMVIRGGENVYPREIEEFLHAHPDVMDVQVIGVPDPKYGEELMACVRMREGAAPLTAQAVRAYCAGRLAHFKIPRYVHVVEEFPMTVTGKIRKIEMRATATRLLAEEAAAGDA, encoded by the coding sequence ATGGGCGCTGCGCGTTGGCCGTCATCGCCGCAGCGAGTGCTGGAGGTACGTGTGTCCGTAGCGTCGAGTCGTGCGTCCGGGAGTTCCGGGGTCCCGCTGCTCCGCGAGACGATCGGGGACAACCTCGACCGGACCGTCCGCCGCTTCCCCGACCGGGACGCGCTCGTGGACGTGGCCTCCGGCCGCCGGTGGACGTACGCGGAGCTGGCCGCCGAGGTGGACGGCCTCGCCCTGGGGCTGCTGGACCTCGGGATCGTCCGGGGCGACCGGGTCGGCATCTGGGCGCCCAACCGCGCCGAGTGGACGCTGGTGCAGTACGCCACCGCGAAGATCGGGGCGATCCTGGTCACCGTCAACCCGGCGTACCGCTCGCACGAGTTGGAGTACGTGCTCGGGCAGTCCGGAATCCGGCTGCTGGTCGCGGCGGAGCGCTTCAAGACCTCCGACTACGCGGCGATGATCGAGGAGGTCCGGCCGCGCTGTCCGGGGCTGGAGTTCACCGTCCTGTTCGACGGGCCGCAGTGGGACGCGCTGCTGGCACGCGGGCGCGGGGCCGATCCGGCCGTACTGGCGCGGGCGCAGGCCGCACTGAGCCCGGACGACCCGATCAACATCCAGTACACCTCGGGCACCACGGGGTTCCCCAAGGGAGCCACCCTCTCGCACCACAACATCCTCAACAACGGTTTCTTCGTCGGCGAGTTGTGCGGGTACGACGAGCGCGACCGGGTGTGCATCCCGGTTCCCTTCTACCACTGCTTCGGGATGGTGATGGGCAACCTCGCCTGTACCAGCCATGGCGCGGCGATGGTGGTCCCGGCGCCCGCCTTCGACCCGGCGGCGACGCTGGCGGCGGTGGAGGCGGAAACCTGCACCTCCCTGTACGGGGTTCCGACGATGTTCATCGCGGAGCTGGCCGACCCCGGCTTCGACGGGTACGACCTGTCGAGCCTGCGTACCGGGATCATGGCGGGTTCGCCCTGCCCGGTGGAGGTCATGACCGAGGTCATCGAGCGGATGGGGATGACCGAGGTCTCCATCTGTTACGGCATGACGGAGACCTCGCCCGTGTCCACGCAGACCCGGGTGGACGACTCGATCGAACGCCGGGTCTCCACGGTGGGCCGGGTCGGCCCGCACCTGGAGGTCAAGGTGGTCGATCCGCAGTCCGGCCGGACCGTGCCGCGCGGCACCCCGGGCGAACTGTGCACCCGGGGCTATTCGGTGATGCTCGGTTACTGGGGCGAGCCCGAGAAGACGGCCGAGGCCGTCGACCCGGAGGGCTGGATGCACACCGGCGACCTGGCGGTGATGGACGGTGACGGCTACCTGAGCATCACCGGCCGGATCAAGGACATGGTGATCCGGGGAGGTGAGAACGTCTACCCGCGCGAGATCGAGGAGTTCCTCCACGCCCACCCCGACGTCATGGACGTGCAGGTCATCGGGGTGCCCGACCCGAAGTACGGGGAGGAGCTGATGGCGTGTGTGCGGATGCGTGAGGGGGCCGCGCCGCTGACCGCGCAGGCCGTGCGCGCGTACTGCGCGGGACGGCTCGCCCACTTCAAGATCCCGCGTTACGTCCACGTCGTGGAGGAGTTCCCGATGACCGTCACCGGGAAGATCCGCAAGATCGAGATGCGGGCGACGGCGACCCGCCTGCTGGCGGAGGAGGCCGCGGCCGGCGACGCCTGA
- a CDS encoding condensation domain-containing protein codes for MLSITSQYLARYRRLTSDRSDTLLPVTGAQRRFLLVRSLDPAGRPDVVPMFFAFPTGTIDPERLRAAASRLAARHTALRSRPTVLRGTPVLSVADPDVPVTRPALAPGESPTDALRRAVDTWDAQGPPLRLFLVPDEERQEELLAVVLDHAVCDGRSLARIVDELGTAYGEEATEATEPHAAAAETETELTAYRDAVLRQLDSEERAETPEAAAYWAQRLHALHAHAPAPRPARVPEGARPSGAAQARLPAHDGGVSFPGLLDACRSAARELYGPDRAVPLGYPWGGRPAGAEPVVGCFLNTLVFPADTGRGTGHAPGGGAGPEATADAWWDDLDRADVPFDAVVTAARAAGSAWTGGLDGLLTVDDDSRRPPLVLAGVEGREVHIDGRPVRGPFAVSVTQGAEIRLRMVWDRAVLDDESAHRAFDALTDALRPPEHTVR; via the coding sequence GTGCTCAGCATCACGAGTCAGTACCTGGCCCGCTACCGGCGCCTCACCAGTGACCGGTCCGACACCCTGCTGCCGGTCACCGGAGCGCAGCGCCGCTTCCTGCTGGTGCGCTCCCTCGACCCGGCGGGACGCCCCGACGTGGTGCCCATGTTCTTCGCGTTCCCGACCGGAACCATCGACCCCGAACGCCTGCGGGCGGCGGCATCCCGCCTCGCCGCACGGCACACCGCCCTGCGCTCACGGCCCACCGTCCTCCGCGGCACTCCCGTCCTGAGCGTCGCCGACCCGGACGTCCCCGTGACCCGGCCGGCCCTCGCACCGGGGGAGTCGCCGACCGACGCGCTCCGCCGCGCGGTGGACACCTGGGACGCACAGGGACCCCCCTTGCGGCTCTTCCTCGTACCCGATGAGGAGCGGCAGGAGGAGCTCCTCGCCGTCGTCCTGGACCACGCCGTGTGCGACGGCCGTTCGCTGGCGCGGATCGTCGACGAACTCGGCACCGCCTACGGCGAGGAGGCCACCGAGGCCACCGAACCCCACGCCGCAGCAGCGGAGACGGAAACGGAACTCACCGCCTACCGGGACGCGGTCCTGCGCCAACTCGACTCCGAGGAAAGGGCGGAGACCCCCGAGGCGGCCGCGTACTGGGCACAGCGGCTGCACGCGCTGCACGCCCACGCTCCGGCACCCCGGCCGGCACGCGTACCCGAAGGCGCCCGGCCCAGCGGCGCCGCCCAGGCCCGGCTGCCCGCGCACGACGGCGGGGTGTCCTTCCCCGGACTGCTCGACGCCTGCCGCTCCGCGGCCCGCGAGCTGTACGGTCCCGACCGCGCGGTCCCGCTCGGCTACCCGTGGGGCGGCCGTCCCGCGGGAGCGGAACCGGTCGTCGGCTGCTTCCTCAACACCCTCGTCTTCCCGGCCGACACCGGCCGGGGAACCGGACACGCACCCGGCGGGGGAGCGGGCCCGGAGGCGACCGCCGACGCGTGGTGGGACGACCTCGACCGGGCCGACGTACCGTTCGACGCCGTCGTGACCGCCGCCCGGGCCGCCGGCTCGGCCTGGACCGGAGGGCTCGACGGACTGCTCACCGTGGACGACGACAGCCGCCGCCCGCCCCTGGTGCTCGCCGGTGTCGAAGGCCGCGAGGTCCACATCGACGGCAGGCCGGTCCGCGGCCCCTTCGCCGTCTCCGTCACCCAGGGAGCGGAGATCCGCCTGCGGATGGTGTGGGACCGGGCGGTACTCGACGACGAGAGCGCGCACCGGGCGTTCGACGCGCTCACCGACGCGCTGCGCCCCCCGGAGCACACCGTGCGGTGA
- a CDS encoding I78 family peptidase inhibitor codes for MTASGSSPADDPASYTGLDAAEAKRRALTHGWTTVRMVPPGTMLTMEYLEGRLNFEVEDGRVRRAWTG; via the coding sequence ATGACTGCTTCTGGTTCCTCACCCGCCGACGATCCGGCGTCCTACACGGGGCTCGACGCCGCCGAGGCGAAACGCCGGGCACTGACGCACGGCTGGACGACGGTGCGCATGGTCCCGCCCGGCACCATGCTGACCATGGAATACCTCGAAGGCAGGCTGAACTTCGAGGTCGAGGACGGCAGGGTGCGCCGGGCCTGGACCGGCTGA
- a CDS encoding EF-hand domain-containing protein encodes MASTFQERKLRGMFAAFDADGDGYLREEDFTALVGRWGRLPGVEPGTELRARVETLLMGWWAALLEAGDTNGDGAVDMGELLALVDRLPAMVADVTATADTVFDAVDSNGDGVISPEEHRRLVETWNGRPADLDGVFELLDPDGDGHLSRERFALLWRQFWISDDPADPGNVLCGRIPGPR; translated from the coding sequence ATGGCCAGCACGTTTCAGGAGCGCAAGCTCAGGGGGATGTTCGCCGCGTTCGACGCGGACGGCGACGGCTACCTGCGCGAGGAGGACTTCACGGCGCTGGTCGGCCGCTGGGGCCGGCTGCCGGGCGTGGAGCCCGGTACGGAGCTGCGGGCGCGGGTCGAGACGCTGCTGATGGGCTGGTGGGCGGCGCTGCTGGAGGCCGGGGACACGAACGGCGACGGCGCGGTCGACATGGGCGAACTGCTCGCCCTCGTCGACCGCCTGCCCGCCATGGTCGCGGACGTCACCGCCACCGCCGACACCGTCTTCGACGCCGTGGACAGCAACGGCGACGGTGTCATCTCGCCGGAGGAGCACCGCCGGCTCGTGGAGACCTGGAACGGCCGCCCGGCAGACCTGGACGGCGTCTTCGAGCTGCTCGACCCGGACGGCGACGGCCACCTCAGCCGTGAGCGGTTCGCCCTCCTGTGGCGCCAGTTCTGGATCAGTGACGACCCGGCGGACCCGGGCAACGTGCTCTGCGGCCGAATCCCCGGTCCCCGCTGA